CAACCGTCGACGAGAGGGCACTTGTCGCACTTGGGGTTTCGAGCCGTGCAGACGAGCGCGCCGAGTTCCATCAGCGCCGCCGAGAAGCGTGGTGCCGACGCGGCGTAGGTGCCGTCGTCGGACCGGGGGAGCAGCGCCTGCGCGTCGGCGAGATCCCGCCGCGACGGATTCGCCGGTTGTTCGCGCCCGTGAACCGCGCGGACGATGACCCGCCGGACGTTGGTGTCGACCACCGGCACGGCCTGTCCATAGGCGAAGCAGGCGACCGCCCGTGCGGTGTAGTCCCCGATACCGGGCAGTCCCAGCATGGTCTCGACATCCTCGGGAACCCGATCGCCGTGGTCGGCGGCCAGCACCTTGGCGCACTCGTGAAGGCGGAGCGCGCGTCGGGGGTAGCCGAGCTTGCCCCACGCCCGCAGGACCTCCCCGGCCGGTTCGACCGCCATCGCCGAGGGGACCGGCCATCGCCGGACCCACTCCCGCCAGGGTTCGACCACCCGGGACACCGGCGTCTGCTGCAACATGATCTCGCTGATGAGGATCTGCCAGCCGCTACACGACGGGTCACGCCACGGAAGATCCCGTTCATGCATATCGAACCAACCGAGCAGATGGCCCGATGGCACACTATTGGGCATGACCGCAACGACACCACGGCAGGCCTGGCGCATCCTGCGCGACGGCAACAACCGATTTGTGACAGGTGAATCTCAGCATCCCAGCCAGGGTATCGAGGACCGGGCGCGACTCGCCGGGGGCCAGCACCCGCACGTCGCGCTCTTCGGTTGCGCCGACTCC
The genomic region above belongs to Gordonia hongkongensis and contains:
- a CDS encoding A/G-specific adenine glycosylase, with the protein product MPNSVPSGHLLGWFDMHERDLPWRDPSCSGWQILISEIMLQQTPVSRVVEPWREWVRRWPVPSAMAVEPAGEVLRAWGKLGYPRRALRLHECAKVLAADHGDRVPEDVETMLGLPGIGDYTARAVACFAYGQAVPVVDTNVRRVIVRAVHGREQPANPSRRDLADAQALLPRSDDGTYAASAPRFSAALMELGALVCTARNPKCDKCPLVDGCTWVGLGRPTHSGPPRRVQKFAGTDRQVRGLLLDVLRNTSGAVDRAALDVVWTSDTAQRDRALDSLLVDGLVEITASGRYCLAGEA